From the genome of Streptomyces sp. NBC_01341, one region includes:
- a CDS encoding FecCD family ABC transporter permease codes for MAAAAPRLSRRALAIAVAVLALLLSVLLSLAVGARTIAPSAVVDALLHGGHTEAADVIRQLRLPRTLIGLMVGAALALAGTVLQGITRNPIADPGILGISQGASVAVVLAIAYAGVHTLTGYVWFAFAGAAVASVAVYAIASRGRGGATPVKLALGGAAINALLVSVTMAVLTTKASALEEFRFWQVGSISGREAEVAERIWPFLLVGTVLVVSVARGLDALALGDDVAKGLGQNVAAVRIVGGIGATVLTGAGVAAAGPIAFVGLAVPHIARAIVGGGHRWVLPMAALLGPVMLLVSDVVGRVLLPPGEVPAGVMTALIGVPFLVTLVRRKAAPA; via the coding sequence ATGGCCGCCGCAGCACCCCGCCTGTCCCGACGCGCGCTCGCGATAGCCGTGGCAGTCCTCGCACTCCTGTTGTCCGTCCTGCTCAGCCTCGCCGTGGGGGCGCGGACCATCGCGCCGTCCGCCGTCGTGGACGCCCTCCTGCACGGCGGGCACACGGAGGCCGCCGACGTCATCCGGCAGTTGAGGCTGCCGCGCACCCTGATCGGCCTGATGGTCGGCGCCGCCCTGGCCCTCGCCGGGACGGTGCTCCAGGGCATCACCCGCAACCCCATCGCAGATCCGGGCATCCTCGGCATCAGCCAGGGCGCCTCGGTCGCGGTCGTCCTGGCCATCGCGTACGCCGGAGTCCACACCCTCACCGGCTACGTGTGGTTCGCGTTCGCGGGTGCCGCCGTCGCGTCGGTCGCCGTCTACGCCATCGCCTCACGCGGGCGCGGCGGCGCGACCCCCGTCAAGCTGGCGCTCGGCGGGGCCGCGATCAACGCGCTGCTGGTGTCCGTGACCATGGCGGTGCTGACCACGAAGGCGTCGGCGCTGGAGGAGTTCCGCTTCTGGCAGGTGGGGTCGATCTCCGGCCGCGAGGCCGAGGTCGCGGAGCGGATCTGGCCGTTCCTGCTGGTCGGCACCGTCCTGGTGGTGTCCGTGGCTCGGGGTCTCGACGCGCTGGCTCTCGGCGACGACGTCGCGAAGGGCCTGGGACAGAACGTGGCGGCCGTCCGCATCGTCGGCGGTATCGGGGCGACCGTGCTCACCGGCGCGGGTGTCGCGGCAGCCGGGCCGATCGCCTTCGTCGGCCTCGCGGTGCCGCACATCGCCCGCGCGATCGTGGGCGGCGGACACCGCTGGGTGCTGCCGATGGCGGCCCTCCTGGGCCCCGTGATGCTCCTCGTCTCCGATGTCGTCGGCCGGGTGCTGCTACCGCCGGGCGAGGTCCCGGCCGGCGTCATGACGGCGCTGATCGGCGTGCCCTTCCTCGTCACCCTCGTACGCCGGAAGGCGGCCCCCGCATGA
- a CDS encoding ABC transporter ATP-binding protein, whose translation MTTTGHRDATATDAPPSTSRLTARSLTLAYEDRTVVHELDLAVPDGRVTVIVGPNACGKSTTLRAMGRLLKPAGGAVLLDGTELSRIPTRTIAQSVGLLPQTPVAPEAITVSDLVARGRQPHQRWWQQWSEADERAVAEAMERTDVTALGDRPVDELSGGQRQRVWIAMALAQDTDLLLLDEPTTYLDIAHQVEVLDLVRRLATPAADGTRGRTVVTVLHDLNQAARYADHLVAMKAGRIVAEGRPGDVVTADLVREVFGLEAVIVPDPVTGSPLVVPGAPWTPAPAAPDKAL comes from the coding sequence ATGACCACGACCGGCCACAGGGACGCCACCGCCACAGACGCGCCCCCGTCCACGTCCAGGCTCACCGCGCGGTCCCTGACGCTCGCGTACGAGGACCGCACCGTCGTGCACGAGCTGGACCTGGCCGTTCCGGACGGCCGGGTGACGGTCATCGTCGGGCCCAACGCCTGTGGCAAGTCGACGACGCTGAGGGCGATGGGGCGGCTGCTGAAGCCGGCCGGCGGGGCGGTGCTCCTGGACGGCACGGAACTCTCCCGCATACCGACGCGCACCATCGCGCAGTCGGTGGGGCTGCTTCCGCAGACGCCCGTCGCACCCGAGGCGATCACCGTCTCCGACCTGGTGGCCCGTGGCCGGCAGCCGCACCAGCGGTGGTGGCAGCAGTGGTCGGAGGCGGACGAGCGGGCGGTCGCGGAGGCCATGGAGCGCACGGACGTCACCGCGCTCGGTGACCGGCCGGTGGACGAGCTGTCCGGCGGTCAGCGCCAGCGCGTGTGGATCGCGATGGCACTCGCCCAGGACACGGATCTGCTGCTGCTCGACGAGCCGACGACGTATCTCGACATCGCGCACCAGGTCGAGGTCCTCGACCTGGTGCGGCGGCTCGCCACACCCGCGGCGGACGGCACCCGGGGGCGCACCGTCGTCACCGTGCTCCACGACCTCAACCAGGCCGCCCGCTACGCCGATCATCTCGTCGCCATGAAGGCGGGCCGGATCGTCGCCGAGGGCAGGCCCGGGGATGTCGTCACGGCGGACCTCGTCCGCGAGGTCTTCGGGCTGGAAGCGGTCATCGTCCCCGACCCCGTCACGGGTTCACCGCTCGTCGTACCGGGCGCGCCCTGGACTCCCGCTCCGGCCGCCCCCGACAAGGCGCTCTGA
- a CDS encoding uracil-DNA glycosylase → MDETEPPGRVPGPDDAGFPAHHAPRCAGIAELDDLVTRCRACPRLVAWREEVAAVKRAAFQEWDYWGRPVPGFGPPDASVAVVGLAPAAHGGNRTGRMFTGDATGDFLFRALHEVGLASQPTSAHADDGLVLRGVRLTSPVHCAPPANKPTPRERDTCRAWLTRELTLLGPGLRAIVVLGAFGWQALLPVLAECGRPLPRPRPVFGHGAHVVLPATEHGQELHLLGSYHPSQRNTFTGRLTMPMLTDVLREAAVLGGIGPVAPEE, encoded by the coding sequence ATGGACGAGACGGAGCCGCCGGGCCGGGTGCCCGGACCCGATGACGCCGGGTTCCCGGCGCACCACGCGCCGCGGTGCGCCGGGATCGCTGAGCTGGACGACCTCGTCACCCGGTGCCGCGCCTGCCCCCGGCTGGTGGCCTGGCGGGAGGAGGTCGCCGCGGTCAAGCGGGCGGCCTTCCAGGAGTGGGACTACTGGGGCCGGCCCGTGCCCGGCTTCGGGCCGCCGGACGCGTCGGTGGCGGTGGTGGGACTCGCGCCCGCCGCACACGGTGGGAACAGGACGGGCCGGATGTTCACCGGCGACGCGACGGGCGACTTCCTCTTCAGGGCCCTCCACGAGGTGGGCCTGGCCTCGCAGCCCACCTCCGCGCACGCCGATGACGGGCTCGTCCTGCGTGGCGTACGGCTCACCTCGCCCGTGCACTGCGCGCCGCCGGCCAACAAGCCGACACCGCGGGAGCGCGACACCTGCCGGGCGTGGCTGACCAGGGAGCTGACCCTGCTGGGCCCCGGGCTGCGCGCGATCGTGGTCCTGGGGGCCTTCGGCTGGCAGGCCCTGCTGCCGGTACTCGCCGAGTGCGGCCGGCCGCTTCCCCGCCCGCGTCCCGTGTTCGGTCACGGTGCGCACGTCGTGCTCCCGGCGACCGAGCACGGCCAGGAGCTGCATCTGCTCGGCAGCTACCACCCGAGCCAGCGCAATACGTTCACGGGCCGGCTCACCATGCCCATGCTTACCGACGTACTCCGGGAGGCAGCCGTCCTCGGCGGGATCGGGCCGGTCGCCCCCGAGGAGTGA
- a CDS encoding cold-shock protein, with amino-acid sequence MPTGKVKWFNSEKGFGFLSRDDGADVFVHSSVLPAGVEALKPGQRVEFGVVAGQRGDQALSVVILDPTPSVAAAQRRSPDELASIVQDLTTVLENITPMLERGRYPDKASGAKIAGLLRAVADQLDV; translated from the coding sequence GTGCCCACGGGTAAGGTCAAATGGTTCAATTCGGAAAAGGGCTTCGGCTTCCTTTCGCGCGACGACGGCGCGGACGTGTTCGTCCACTCCTCCGTACTCCCGGCCGGCGTCGAGGCCCTCAAGCCCGGTCAGCGCGTCGAGTTCGGCGTGGTCGCCGGACAGCGCGGTGATCAGGCGCTCTCCGTGGTGATCCTCGACCCCACCCCGTCCGTGGCCGCCGCACAGCGGCGCAGCCCCGACGAACTCGCCTCCATCGTGCAGGACCTGACGACGGTCCTGGAGAACATCACGCCGATGCTGGAGCGGGGCCGCTACCCCGACAAGGCATCGGGGGCGAAGATCGCGGGTCTGCTGCGGGCGGTCGCCGACCAGCTCGACGTCTGA
- a CDS encoding helicase C-terminal domain-containing protein translates to MGTTTPPRTLAEALRARGDESLAGLLRARPDLLSPVPNDITQLATRAGTRASVIRALEHLDRFALQTAEALAVAPDPAPYDTLLALLTGDGEGDGDRRDGAGAAITAALPAALTTLREQALVWGEDARLHLTRTARELLAPSPQHPSPTGLGPTVAEATAGMSPGRLQEILTAAGLPATHDPVSAVAALAGLFTDRTRMAELLDTAPVEALSVLDRLVWGPPYGEVTPNPAPPVQWLRDRGLLLPVSTRTVVLPREAALHLRAGRAHRVPEPVAPALVAAAERDPQAVDRAAAGQGFMALSTVEELLKLWNNGGPAILRAGGLSVRELKRAANALDVPENTAAFWIELAYAAGLLASDGETDERYAPTPAADEWLDLPAQDRWTHLATAWLAATRTAGLIGGQDAKGRALSALGPDLDRSAAPEVRHRVLELFASLPPGTAPDPQTLLARLRWERPPRTSRPGVPTTGQPSGDATDLRSRIALWTANEAELIGITGRGALSSQARALLDEGPAAAAARLAPLIPEPLDHVLLQADLTAVAPGPLERPLADMLSVLADIESKGGATVYRFTPGSVRRALDAGRAASDLHAFLATHSRTPVPQPLSYLIDDVARRHGHLRVGAASAYVRCDDEAVLNEILADKRSATLRLRRLAPTVLAAQADPGSLLEGLREMGYAPAAESAEGDVLITRAGARRTPPRTPPVPVPEGPPVPDSTLLTAAVRAIRAGDTAARAVRKETPDTTASGSLPRTAPAETLATVQAAAMTGSAVWIGYVNADGAASQRVIAPVKVEGGYVTGYDHTADEVRTYPLHRITGVAELADEQAT, encoded by the coding sequence ATGGGGACGACCACACCACCGCGCACGCTCGCCGAAGCTCTGCGCGCACGGGGCGACGAATCGCTGGCAGGGCTTCTGCGTGCCCGCCCCGACCTGCTCAGCCCCGTGCCGAACGACATCACCCAGCTGGCCACGCGGGCCGGTACCCGCGCCTCCGTCATCCGCGCGCTGGAGCACCTCGACCGCTTCGCGCTGCAGACCGCGGAGGCACTGGCGGTGGCGCCGGACCCGGCCCCGTACGACACGCTGCTCGCGCTGCTCACCGGTGACGGCGAGGGTGACGGCGACAGGCGGGACGGCGCGGGCGCCGCCATCACCGCCGCGCTGCCCGCGGCGCTCACGACGCTGCGCGAACAGGCCCTCGTCTGGGGCGAGGACGCCCGCCTGCACCTCACACGCACCGCGCGCGAACTCCTCGCTCCGTCGCCGCAGCACCCCTCCCCCACCGGTCTCGGGCCGACGGTCGCGGAAGCCACGGCCGGCATGTCACCGGGCCGGCTGCAGGAGATCCTGACGGCTGCCGGGCTCCCGGCCACCCACGACCCCGTGTCCGCCGTCGCCGCGCTGGCCGGACTCTTCACGGACCGGACGAGGATGGCGGAACTCCTGGACACCGCCCCGGTCGAGGCGCTGTCCGTCCTCGACCGGCTGGTGTGGGGCCCGCCGTACGGTGAGGTCACCCCGAACCCCGCACCGCCGGTCCAGTGGCTGCGCGACCGCGGGCTGCTGCTGCCCGTGTCGACCCGCACCGTCGTCCTGCCGCGCGAGGCGGCGCTGCATCTGCGGGCCGGGCGCGCCCACCGCGTGCCCGAGCCGGTGGCACCCGCGCTCGTCGCGGCGGCCGAGCGTGACCCCCAGGCTGTGGACAGGGCGGCGGCCGGCCAGGGCTTCATGGCCCTGTCCACCGTCGAGGAACTGCTGAAGCTCTGGAACAACGGCGGCCCGGCCATCCTGCGGGCCGGCGGGCTGAGCGTGCGCGAGCTGAAGCGCGCCGCCAACGCCCTGGACGTCCCCGAGAACACCGCGGCCTTCTGGATCGAACTCGCCTACGCGGCGGGCCTGCTGGCCTCCGACGGCGAGACGGACGAGCGTTACGCCCCCACCCCCGCGGCCGACGAGTGGCTCGACCTCCCTGCCCAGGACCGCTGGACCCACCTCGCCACCGCCTGGCTCGCCGCCACCCGCACCGCAGGCCTGATCGGCGGCCAGGACGCGAAGGGCAGGGCCCTGTCCGCACTCGGCCCCGACCTGGACCGTTCGGCCGCGCCCGAGGTCCGCCACCGCGTCCTGGAGCTGTTCGCCTCGCTGCCCCCGGGCACGGCGCCCGATCCGCAGACCCTGCTGGCCCGCCTCCGCTGGGAGCGGCCGCCGCGGACGTCCAGACCCGGCGTGCCCACCACGGGGCAGCCGTCCGGCGACGCCACCGACCTGCGGTCCCGCATCGCGCTGTGGACCGCCAACGAAGCGGAACTCATCGGGATCACCGGGCGCGGGGCCCTCTCCTCCCAGGCCCGCGCGCTGCTCGACGAGGGCCCCGCAGCGGCGGCGGCCCGGCTCGCCCCGCTGATCCCCGAGCCCCTGGACCACGTGCTGTTGCAGGCCGACCTGACCGCCGTCGCCCCCGGCCCGCTGGAACGCCCGCTCGCCGACATGCTCTCGGTGCTCGCCGACATCGAGTCCAAGGGCGGCGCGACGGTCTACCGCTTCACCCCCGGCTCCGTACGCCGCGCACTGGACGCCGGCCGGGCCGCGTCCGACCTGCACGCGTTCCTGGCCACGCACAGCCGGACCCCGGTGCCCCAGCCGCTGAGCTACCTCATCGACGACGTCGCCCGCCGCCACGGCCACCTCCGCGTCGGGGCCGCGTCCGCATACGTACGCTGCGACGACGAGGCCGTACTCAACGAGATCCTGGCCGACAAGCGCTCGGCGACCCTGCGTCTGCGCCGCCTCGCCCCGACCGTGCTGGCCGCGCAGGCGGACCCGGGCTCGCTGCTCGAAGGGCTGCGCGAGATGGGATACGCCCCTGCCGCGGAGTCCGCCGAGGGCGACGTGCTGATCACCCGGGCCGGGGCACGCCGCACGCCGCCCCGCACACCCCCCGTGCCCGTGCCCGAAGGCCCGCCGGTCCCGGACAGCACTCTGCTGACCGCCGCGGTACGGGCCATCAGGGCCGGCGACACAGCCGCGAGAGCCGTGCGCAAGGAGACGCCGGACACGACCGCGTCCGGCTCGCTCCCCCGCACGGCACCCGCCGAGACGCTGGCCACGGTGCAGGCGGCAGCGATGACCGGCTCCGCCGTCTGGATCGGCTACGTCAACGCGGACGGCGCGGCCAGCCAGCGCGTGATCGCCCCGGTGAAGGTCGAGGGCGGCTACGTCACGGGATACGACCACACCGCCGACGAGGTACGCACCTACCCGCTGCACCGCATCACGGGCGTCGCGGAACTCGCGGACGAACAGGCGACCTGA
- a CDS encoding sugar O-acetyltransferase → MPTDYFADDPRTHMERMRAGDLYIADDPEIVREQQRAMRLAARYQALHTEDADAARTVLAELLGSVGEGVELRPPLYVDYGSNIHIGARTFVNYHLTALDVAPVTIGEDCQIGPNVQLLTPTHPVEPQPRRDKLEAALPITIGDNVWLGGGVIVCPGVTIGDNSVIGAGAVVTRDIPAGVVAVGNPARVVRDV, encoded by the coding sequence ATGCCCACGGACTACTTCGCCGACGATCCGCGCACCCACATGGAGCGCATGCGCGCGGGCGACCTCTACATCGCCGACGACCCCGAGATCGTCCGTGAGCAGCAGCGGGCGATGCGGCTCGCGGCCCGCTACCAGGCACTCCACACCGAGGACGCCGACGCCGCCCGGACGGTCCTGGCCGAACTCCTGGGCTCCGTGGGGGAGGGCGTCGAGCTCAGACCGCCGCTCTACGTCGACTACGGCAGCAACATCCACATCGGGGCCCGTACGTTCGTCAACTACCACCTGACGGCGCTGGACGTCGCGCCGGTCACCATCGGCGAGGACTGCCAGATCGGCCCCAACGTGCAGCTGCTGACGCCGACACACCCCGTGGAGCCGCAGCCCCGCCGGGACAAGCTGGAGGCCGCGCTGCCCATCACCATCGGCGACAACGTGTGGCTGGGCGGCGGAGTCATCGTGTGCCCCGGCGTGACCATCGGGGACAACTCCGTCATCGGTGCCGGGGCCGTGGTCACCAGGGACATTCCCGCCGGTGTGGTGGCGGTGGGCAATCCGGCCCGCGTCGTCCGGGACGTCTGA
- a CDS encoding FecCD family ABC transporter permease: protein MSADTAVPVRPPVRPAGYGVVRIGKRARFLVHRRASLVAAALVVVLAAVCVAYLCVGESFVAPGEVVKVVLGRPSPDELVVGTLRMPRMVVGLLVGAAFGIAGALIQTVARNPLASPDIIGISQGASALTVGAMTFGLTSYSVLPYLSVAGGIAAAALVYVFAWRGGLHATRFVLIGIGFAIALRSVTTLFLTKGDYLVAQQAQIWMTGSLNGRGWHEAAPIGWALLTLLPAVLWAARAQRTVSMDDDTATALGVRLGRVRLGLVALGVVLASVATGTAGPVDFVALLAPQIARRMTRTAQIPLLSSALLGAVIVVFADLLARRLFSPTELPVGVLTAAVGAPYLIWLIIRGHRGRNGGNA from the coding sequence ATGAGCGCGGACACGGCAGTACCCGTACGCCCCCCGGTACGCCCGGCCGGTTACGGCGTCGTACGGATCGGGAAGCGGGCCCGTTTCCTGGTCCACCGGCGGGCATCGCTCGTCGCGGCGGCCCTCGTCGTCGTGCTGGCGGCCGTCTGTGTCGCGTACCTCTGCGTCGGCGAGAGCTTCGTCGCGCCGGGCGAGGTCGTGAAGGTCGTCCTCGGCAGGCCGTCGCCCGACGAGCTGGTCGTGGGCACGCTGCGGATGCCCAGGATGGTGGTCGGGCTGCTCGTCGGCGCGGCGTTCGGGATCGCCGGCGCGCTGATCCAGACGGTGGCCCGCAACCCGCTCGCCAGCCCCGACATCATCGGCATCAGCCAGGGCGCGAGCGCGCTCACGGTCGGCGCCATGACCTTCGGCCTCACCTCCTACAGCGTCCTGCCCTACCTGTCCGTCGCGGGCGGGATCGCCGCGGCGGCGCTGGTGTACGTCTTCGCCTGGCGCGGCGGGCTCCACGCGACCCGTTTCGTCCTCATCGGCATCGGCTTCGCGATCGCCCTGCGTTCCGTGACGACCCTCTTCCTGACGAAGGGCGACTACCTGGTCGCCCAGCAGGCGCAGATCTGGATGACGGGTTCCCTGAACGGCCGCGGCTGGCACGAGGCGGCGCCGATCGGCTGGGCGCTGCTGACCCTCCTGCCCGCCGTGCTGTGGGCGGCGCGGGCGCAGCGCACCGTGTCGATGGACGACGACACCGCGACGGCGCTGGGTGTACGCCTGGGCCGCGTGCGCCTGGGGCTCGTCGCCCTGGGGGTCGTCCTGGCGTCCGTGGCCACGGGGACCGCGGGGCCGGTCGACTTCGTGGCCCTGCTCGCGCCTCAGATCGCCCGCCGGATGACGCGTACGGCGCAGATCCCGCTGCTGTCCTCGGCGCTGCTGGGCGCTGTGATCGTCGTCTTCGCCGACCTGCTGGCGCGCAGGCTCTTCTCCCCCACCGAACTCCCCGTGGGCGTGCTGACCGCGGCGGTCGGCGCCCCGTATCTGATCTGGCTGATCATCCGCGGTCACCGCGGCCGTAATGGAGGCAACGCATGA
- a CDS encoding HAD family hydrolase, giving the protein MPSHTLTVGFDLDMTLIDSRPGIRAAYETLAAETGVYIDTDLVVSRLGPPLEDEMANWFPAGAIAEACDRYRAVYPDRAITPTTAMPGAREAVEAVQALGGRAMVVTAKYEPNAKLHLAHLGIGADLLIGGLWAEGKAAALLEHGARIYVGDHIGDVRGAHAASALSVGVTTGPCDEKELREAGAEVILPDLTAFPDWLRTFAAS; this is encoded by the coding sequence ATGCCCTCACACACCTTGACGGTCGGCTTCGACCTCGACATGACGCTCATCGACTCCCGGCCCGGGATCAGGGCCGCCTACGAGACCCTGGCGGCCGAGACGGGTGTGTACATCGACACCGACCTGGTCGTCAGCCGGCTCGGGCCGCCCCTCGAGGACGAGATGGCCAACTGGTTCCCGGCCGGGGCGATCGCGGAAGCCTGCGACCGCTACCGCGCGGTCTACCCGGACCGGGCGATCACCCCGACCACGGCGATGCCCGGTGCCCGGGAGGCGGTCGAGGCGGTCCAGGCGCTCGGAGGGCGGGCCATGGTCGTGACCGCCAAGTACGAGCCGAACGCCAAGCTGCACCTCGCGCACCTCGGCATCGGTGCCGACCTGCTGATCGGCGGGCTCTGGGCCGAGGGCAAGGCGGCCGCGCTCCTGGAGCACGGGGCCCGGATATACGTCGGCGACCACATCGGGGACGTGCGTGGGGCGCATGCCGCGAGCGCCCTGTCGGTGGGTGTCACGACCGGGCCGTGCGACGAGAAGGAGCTGCGGGAGGCCGGGGCCGAGGTGATCCTGCCGGACCTCACGGCGTTCCCCGACTGGCTGCGGACCTTCGCGGCGTCCTGA
- a CDS encoding TetR/AcrR family transcriptional regulator, whose amino-acid sequence MATGRTDPQRRERILAATLDHIAEEGVAGVSHRKIAVRADVPLGSMTYHFTGIDDLLREAFTRFADHIVAVFEMHLGRAGSPEEAREAVTDLIHELSEGPRRDLVLTQELYTLAARRDEYRELTHAWMNRSRRLLEQHFDPDTARQLDALIEGTALHRSLDTEPQGRDLTRQAVGRMTSGA is encoded by the coding sequence GTGGCCACCGGACGCACGGACCCGCAGCGGCGCGAGCGCATCCTCGCCGCCACGCTCGACCACATCGCCGAGGAGGGGGTAGCGGGTGTCTCGCACCGCAAGATCGCGGTCCGCGCCGATGTGCCCCTCGGCTCGATGACGTACCACTTCACCGGCATCGACGACCTGTTGCGCGAGGCCTTCACCCGGTTCGCCGACCACATCGTGGCCGTGTTCGAGATGCACCTGGGCCGCGCCGGCAGCCCGGAGGAGGCGCGTGAAGCCGTCACCGATCTGATCCACGAGCTCTCCGAAGGGCCCCGCCGGGACCTCGTCCTCACCCAGGAGCTCTACACGCTGGCGGCCCGGCGCGACGAGTACCGCGAGCTCACCCACGCCTGGATGAACCGCAGCCGTCGCCTGCTGGAGCAGCACTTCGACCCGGACACCGCGCGGCAGCTGGACGCCCTGATCGAGGGGACCGCCCTGCACCGGTCCCTCGACACCGAACCGCAGGGCCGCGATCTGACGCGGCAGGCCGTGGGGCGCATGACGTCCGGCGCCTGA